The genomic stretch ACTATCATGAACAAAGTCAAATGGACTACTGGTCGAGTGGCCATTGTATACAGCAGTGTTGGTTGGTTGAAGAGGAGGAGTACAAGAATACGAGTGAGACACAGTCAACAAATCATCTTCCACAGGCGGTTGTGTAGTAATTAGATGAGATGTAGACGCAGCAGTCTCAGAAGAATGAGCTGGATGAGTAAAGAATAATGGATCACGAGATGTgccagaagaagagaaagcagAAGTCCCTGCAGCACTACTGACAAGAGGAGTGTCTATCTTATATCCCTCACTTGTTCTACTAAATGCAGATAGTTCCTGTGTGTATTGTGGATGCACCAGATCTGCCTCGCGAGCCACATGGCTGTTTGCCTGGTCAACAAATTGTTGCCGAAACACACTATGATCTGGTATCCTACTTGATACGTCATTTCCTGTTACAAGACCCTGTTCCTTCATAAACATATCCAAGTGCCTGGCCAGCTCTTGTTCACTAACATCATCACTGACCATCTGCTGACCTGATTCAGGCATTGGAAGGACAATGTCAAAGGGCACAGGCTTAAAAGTACCCACCTGGGATTTACTACTTGCACCTTCACCATGTCCTTCACTTTGCTTTTCTGTTGAATTTTCTATTGGCTGATGCTTGTCTACAGCAGCATAGTCTGGTCTCTCTCCTTCTCCTTGTTTAGTCTCTGTTTGTTCCTGCTGCAGTTGCTGTTGAGCTGCCATCATGGCTGCCACCCTCACAGCCTGCTGTTGGATCTGCTGGAAGTAGAGTTGCTGAGCTAGTGCCAACTGCAGaaactgttgctgctgcatttgcatgtgtatgtgctgggcttgttgttgctgctcctCTACCGTCAGCTCTTTCTGTTCAACAATGCAAGGATCTGTAAGGGTAGGCTCAACAGGACCGCTCTCTCGTGGCTCTGATGGATCATTTGTGTGAGGTAATAGTGAGTTTCCCTTTTCATCATCAACTGGACGTTGTCCTGGCGATTTCTGCTCTATGGAAGGCTGAAACTTTGCGCCCATTTGAGCCGATCCGGGTGGCTTTCCTCTATGAGATGTCTGATCGCTTTCCAGATGACGAGCAGCGGACTGAGACCTCATATGAGACTGCTGAGAAGAGCGAGAACTTGACCCATCACTGTGGCGTGCGTTACCCTTCTGCTCCGAACGTCTACCTGTCGTCTGGT from Corticium candelabrum chromosome 21, ooCorCand1.1, whole genome shotgun sequence encodes the following:
- the LOC134196587 gene encoding uncharacterized protein LOC134196587 isoform X2 → MPEATEQGNHPNPKPAAQAQGGQGSSGNRSGNRGARGGGHRATNRSHNQDHQRHGGNRKPPPGIGGEEHGKGTYHSRSHDGGGSQRHSDGNQTTGRRSEQKGNARHSDGSSSRSSQQSHMRSQSAARHLESDQTSHRGKPPGSAQMGAKFQPSIEQKSPGQRPVDDEKGNSLLPHTNDPSEPRESGPVEPTLTDPCIVEQKELTVEEQQQQAQHIHMQMQQQQFLQLALAQQLYFQQIQQQAVRVAAMMAAQQQLQQEQTETKQGEGERPDYAAVDKHQPIENSTEKQSEGHGEGASSKSQVGTFKPVPFDIVLPMPESGQQMVSDDVSEQELARHLDMFMKEQGLVTGNDVSSRIPDHSVFRQQFVDQANSHVAREADLVHPQYTQELSAFSRTSEGYKIDTPLVSSAAGTSAFSSSGTSRDPLFFTHPAHSSETAASTSHLITTQPPVEDDLLTVSHSYSCTPPLQPTNTAVYNGHSTSSPFDFVHDSPGCTFTGLSDHSSEHSWLGDSEPQLTSLTSESAAFETVGVTVRPVGRVTDSTSQPDTRRQRKGASHKPSPRQVTLEVGGRMFYVYPATFQSYPDSLLNQVLNGSKPVKLNEGIIYI
- the LOC134196587 gene encoding uncharacterized protein LOC134196587 isoform X1 codes for the protein MPEATEQGNHPNPKPAAQAQGGQGSSGNRSGNRGARGGGHRATNRSHNQDHQRHGGNRKPPPGIGGEEHGKGTYHSRSHDGGGSQRHSDGNQTTGRRSEQKGNARHSDGSSSRSSQQSHMRSQSAARHLESDQTSHRGKPPGSAQMGAKFQPSIEQKSPGQRPVDDEKGNSLLPHTNDPSEPRESGPVEPTLTDPCIVEQKELTVEEQQQQAQHIHMQMQQQQFLQLALAQQLYFQQIQQQAVRVAAMMAAQQQLQQEQTETKQGEGERPDYAAVDKHQPIENSTEKQSEGHGEGASSKSQVGTFKPVPFDIVLPMPESGQQMVSDDVSEQELARHLDMFMKEQGLVTGNDVSSRIPDHSVFRQQFVDQANSHVAREADLVHPQYTQELSAFSRTSEGYKIDTPLVSSAAGTSAFSSSGTSRDPLFFTHPAHSSETAASTSHLITTQPPVEDDLLTVSHSYSCTPPLQPTNTAVYNGHSTSSPFDFVHDSPGCTFTGLSDHSSEHSWLGDSEPQLTSLTSESAAFETVGVTVRPVGRVTDSTSQPDTRRQRKGASHKPSPRQVTLEVGGRMFYVYPATFQSYPDSLLNQVLNGSKPVKLNEKWHHVWRWEVDRLYACSAAGRMDAPKLPDGCDFDWLTLDLPGTPLGDSTRVGFVPSWKLHHALDRKWTRNWLDFHCPPCVLGLRV